Part of the Apostichopus japonicus isolate 1M-3 chromosome 13, ASM3797524v1, whole genome shotgun sequence genome is shown below.
TTGTAATACCCTTGCCAAAATCCGGTGGACAAGGTGTAAAAGAAAGAGTTGAGGAAGTTAAAGATCTGTCCATCCTCCGCACTTGCCTCTCCTCTCTCTGCCAGTTTCCGCCATTCGTATGGACTAAACATCCCCAGGAAGAAGACAAGCAGAGATGCTAGGATGAAGATGAGAAGCAGTACGAACCACCCCCACACATCGATTGGGTAGACCATCGAAAATGGGTACTCGAAGGTCCAGCTCGGGTGAAGTATCAACAATTTGACATTGCCCTCGTACCAAGCGTCGGTGAAGTCGACCACCTCCTCGCGGTACGGGTCTCTTACTAGAGCACCGATGGCTACATCGGCATCCTACAGGGACACAAGAAACAGAAAGCGaagttttttttagtttttgatAAGCCAAGGTTTTGAAATTACTGATACGAATATCAACCAATTATTATCAAGGACGAAATCAATAGCATTATCTTCACCGATATCAATACAATACGAATATCTCATGAAAAAAATCCTCCGTACAAATATCATAAATACGGATATATCAATAATACAATACCGATATCAACAACAATACCATCACCGACACAGATATCAGTACCAAAAATACCGGTCTTGATaacaatgcaatatatataccaTCAAAATACCAATACAGATATCAATTACAATACAGATAACGATATTCAATATCAATGTCATTTTCAATACCAAAACAATATACCGATGCCAACATCAATACAATTAGCAATACACAAATAATACCAAAAATTAAATACCAATACATATACCAATAGccatgaaaataataaaatgtattaACCAATTTAATGATAATCTAAATATAATAATCTAAATATCAAGCCAATTTGGATGTCACTGGCCACTGCATCGCAAAGTACCGCCCAAGATCTTAAAACTTATTATGAACTGACGAAGTTATGTAAATTATGACGTGTATACTTACACCATCCATAAGATCTCTAACCATCCCATCCCACTCATTATTGGAAAGATCTAGACTTCCATATTGACCTCGACTTTTCAGTTCAATCCTGTGAAACAATGACCAGAATATACCCATTAGCAATGAATCAGTAAACACACGGTGGCGTACTCAGGATGTTTCAATGGGTGGAGTGGGTGGGGGATAGATGGGGTATGGAGGATAGCATTGGCCCTGGGGGGTATCCGACAGCTAGGAcaaggaagggggagggggctcaTATCGAAGGGTATCCGTTCACTTTGAGAAAATTATGTTTAACTTGACgtaaaattaatacaaattataaatacgcaactttttcaattttgtttttagtacAGAAAGGGATcgattttcaaataaaaactggccacaatcaaaaataaaaataaaaaaatagataatAGGAGGACtgcaccaccccaccccctccccccactctgGCACAAATCACTCCATATTCGGCTAAGGCCTATTACCATGAGCCAGAAATACGAGGTCTTAAAAAAGGGTACTCCGATAGACTCATGTCAATTGCAACTCACTGCCCCCACACACGcaccactaccccccccccccgccacgcACAAGCCACCAACTTTGAGATCCAACTTCGATGTCCATGGTTAGTTAGGTATGTATGCTTTTCCCATGCATACGGTTTAAGACGATACAGCAGAAATGTATAAAAGACTTACTCGTAGTTGAATTCAACTCCCATCTCCTCTTCCATAACCTCTTTGACTTTCTTGAGGAGCTCCCATGACATCCCGGAGTACTTATCTTCATGTTCATCATAATCGATGTCGTCATCATCATCTACTTTGTACCGGATGCTCTCCCAATTCTTCTGCATGAAAAACGGAGGTTCCTGTTTGCAGGGCGCGGCAGGGgggttaataaaaaaaaacgaacgaGAATTGGTAAAATAAAAATGCTACTTGATCATATAATTCGTAATTTGAAGTTTTTGaactcaaatgaactttgacctccccAAACATCAACATGGATTTTGAAGCCACTAACTTGGAGCATACTTACCATGAAGTTGATCTATAAGCTTTGCTCTTGAAAATATCGTGTTCACAAGTTTTAAAACTTCGAACATTTTTTTCCAAACATCATACAACCTAGATTTATCTTACTAACtaaggaggatctaaatacaaATTATGGATTAATGAAGTTTAATTCGGGTTTTATTTCGGGTTTTGTTTTCAGAGGTCGATCTCGGCCGACATAAACCGAGCTTTGGCCTCCACATGCATGCAAACACCAAAGTTTCGTGTACGCGACACGGTGGACTTTCATACAATGTACCCAGTATCTTGAAGCTTTCTTTAGAAATCATCGTCTTCGCAAAAGCTTTCACACTGCGTCCTcccttgacctttgacctaaacATAAAACAGCATTTAAGAATGTAGTAACGATTGCCATACATACAATCGAAAACATCGAAACAATCGGGTCAATATGCAACAAACCATACATGTAGCATGGAAAAAATATGCATTTCCTACTGTATAAAAATGTCTTACCGGTACTGCAAGCACTTTTATGAATCTGGCATCAGACTGGCGGAATGGCTCGATGAACATTCGATTGCCTTTTTTCCCGGGCCATTTTTCGTTATTAGCTTGTTCCCAGCTACGTATGTCTTGAACGAAAAAACCAGCCTGCAGAGAGGTAATGCCAAGTACACACTGGTCATTTAATTTCgatttaatactatatatatatatatatatatatatatatatatatatatatatatatatatatatatatatatatatatatatacatatacatatatatatatatatatacatatatacgtatatatatatatatatatatatatacatatttatatacatatatacgtatatatatatatatacatatatatatatatatgtatatatatgtatgtatatgtatatgtttatatatatatatatatgtatatatatatatatatatatatatatatatatatatatatatatttatattgctgGGTTAATGCATACATCTTGTCATTACTCAAAACGGTGGTGCTGTATTTCGAAACTTGTCGACTTCTTCGTCCTTGTTTATCATGAATGTATACATGTCGTCAATGTGCTGTGTCTAATATTTTTGCCATATTCAGGTCTCTCATAATTCACAAGAGCgtaagggcactgtggttccttgcgtaggggtatatgacaatacacataatattatcatagcaagattgtgctcaaatagtccaagtaattgtggtcctattACCCCtatacatgtacccataaagtaaccaacactatagccaacacttttgtgatcacaaattgtgatcggatttttttttattggaaggcacttttgagatctgaatatggcgttgaaaatgtaagaaatataaggtcacctacaagcgggtcaacaggtatgataacattggtgacctcagatcacatgaccgttaagtttgaaaatgttccaccaccccaatcacaacttgtcccaaaatatcaatcgtgtcagaccttggcactgggagttaattgcattaaatgtctaaacattaactttgaacttgtataacttcacaaaggtcacccggggtcaacccattgacattttttaacgatgagacctaaatagagcatcaaaattgtaaatattcaaacatttttctttgcccatttctcccccaaaatactattttttttttatattaattgacctttggtgtccttggatcacatgaccgttaagtttgaaaatattcccctataccatttgcaacttgtcccaaaatatcaatcatgtcacaccttggcacttggagttattgcattcaatgtctgaaaattaactttgacctcgtataactttaAACACAATgctcacccgggtgtcaacccattgacatttttgatcggaaggtacctttgatatccaaatctagcatcaaaaccaaacattttttttttctcccaaaACAAGCACTTTTTTTCtattgtgacctttgaccttttgaccttggtttcagatgtagtttgatctcctgattccaaaaatcaacacgacaagtctgtacagccatccttactccgaccgaaaactttgaccccatataacttcgcacacaaaggtcacacgggggtcaacctatcgatatttatgatcggaaggtacctttgacatctgaaaatagcatcgaaactgtaaaaatccccaatacacttaaaggtcaccagaggtcaaattgaggtcaagggtcaccctgatgcgggttgacaattagattgcattgaagcaactcccaaccctaacggacaattcgttctcaagttatcgcaaaaatactcgtttttaacataaattgacctttggtgaccttggatcacatgaccaagTTAGAAAATatacccctataccatttgcaacttgtcccaaaatatcaaccttgtcgcacattggcactgggagttattgcagttttagtattttgggtttttggaccataactgacctttggtgacctttgtgggcaccaaaaacaatagggttcatctactcactatgggccacccacccaccaagtttgatcatgatcagtcaatcccttgttgagttatcgtgcatacaagctaaagcgtcacacacacacacacacacgcacgccaACCTGAacacataggttcctttgcttttagcaaggaaccaaaaacatgGAAACTAACAGGctcattttaaaagtatatcTATCTCACCTTAGTCTCTGCCGATTGATCTTTTCCAGAATACATTATAATGGTGTAGTTGACTCGTTCACCCTGATCATTGAAAGAAACGTCACCAGAGGCACCACGGAAATTGACCTATAAACAATcagaaatgaaatcaatattAAACAGGTGATTCACTTTAATCATTATGTCTGTACCAGACAGCTGTTTATGACCATAATGTAGTATGTATGTAATAATGCCAAATTGACTACATATCTCAAACCAGCTGTCATGTAGTCTTAATGAACCCTTTTTTTTGTGCTATATCTAAATGCTATCTACACAGATTTGTAATGCAGGACCCATGGTATTTGCAGTATTTCATGAGCGACAAAAAATAGGCCGATTCAACCCTAGGAACTGACCACTGAGTTAGTCCCGATCTCACCCCggaatttctttaaaaaataattaaacaaatcaTATCTCAAACTTGGTGAGGCTCGTTAATAAAGAGCTTTGATTATGCTCTTTTCAAGTAATCGAAAAACACGCAGGCGCGACggacgggaaaattattgggggggggggaagctaatgtgtggagacttatctaagcggagcgcacaagaaaattttgggtttttcaaacccccagatggccggaaacggcacttcccgagtgttttatgctgcgaacaCCTAGCCcttaaatatgggtctcaagcctgcaatttctcagattgcacgtaaaaatctgtaaaaacattgtaatttgtatattcgatggtgttttaagagagtagctattactcgtagtgtactcgcaaagacggtatttgagtgtagtaaattactacttgcaattaaatgcaataattaaataaatgtcataagaaaaaacagaaagcatttcttaatgtcaacaaatgggtaattccaaaaccatgtgcagttgccaacaaatttctatgaaccaagcattgaaaaatgggcagatgcacgtttcggagccttggtaaatattggggggcttatcatgcatttgcccccttaACTTTTTCAtcggggggctgagccccccccccccccccccaagcccccccccccggttccgccgccactgaaaACACGAATCTCAGTAGCAGAAAGACAGAAGTAACCGCCGATTAAACTTTGGAAATTTCTTAATCTTATTTCAAAACTTGTTGACTCATTTGATCTATATCTCCATTAATCATATTCTTTATTCAAATACACGAAGCTTAGTAGGAACGAAAGAGTAACCACCGATAACtcgttggaaaaaaaatatatatttacccaTCAAATATGTCCAAATTGCTCAAAATAATAAACTCACGGTTTTCATGTAAGGCACAAGTTTTGACCTGGCAGGTCCACCGCACATTCTCACGGGATCTGGATAACTACCATGAGCATCGTAGTAACCTTTCATAGCGTGCGCGACGGCGACCAAAGCGTCGTATGCTGCCCTCTGTCGGAACGGCCATTTCTTGATCGCTTCCTCGATTGTGGAGTGGTACATTAATTCATTGGACTCCATTTTGAATCGGGTCAGGAAAGCCATGTTATGTCTGTATTTCTGCTCTAAGAATGCTTCAGTAATCGGAGGATTCTGTGATCATCGATAAAAACAGCCGTTTTCCCCCTTCTCGTTAATATTATCTTAAACATTACTATATGAAATTGTAGAATTTTGTTAAAAGTGTTAGTTTGCCCACAATTGGTGGCATATGAGTTGAACTATACGTTTTTTTTCTGACAATTGAAACTGTTTCCAATAGTTATATGTAGACTACTTCGTAACATTTTACAGATCAaacagatatatgtatatacatatatatacacgaaGGATTACgtccagttgtctgatgatcgccgcacACTGCATgcgtgaaactcgagtaacagcatgctgtaagttactgtatagatatatatatatctatctatatatatatagatatttaaaATGTACACTAGTAGCGATGAATTTATAGTAATTACATGCATTTTGTTGCGGGTGACGTCATTTACAGAAGTATCTGAGAAATAAACGTCCAACAAGAATCGACTGTATACTCACCAAGTTACCAAACATCCAATGCCATCCATTGCCCATAATCTCATTGTCAAAAGACTgtgaatataaacaaataaataagttttgAAATATCGTTGTTTCTGCTGGGgtgggtcggggggggggcatgggatGTAACGGTAAAGGCtatgtttatatgttatatgtttatatataggcTTATCTGAAATCATGAATCTGATTATCTTAGAGttattgtttacaaaatataaatatataaatatatatactttcggtgatcatgcactgaagaagagctagttttgttcgaaagctctgcaaaaaccaaacattggctgttttacttccaatcacttacctaattcaattattgtatctcactcgagatccagcctttctctaaatgcagcatagttgtttaacagtttttccgttattcctatataaatatatatatatatatatatatatatatgcatatctgaAATCATGAATCTGATTATCTTAGAGTTGTTGTTTACaatatataaaagtataaatatatatatatatatatatatatataaataaataaatattgatatatatgtatatatatatatatatatacatatatatatacatatacatatatacatatatatatatatatatatatatatatatatatatatatatatatatgcttatatatatcCTTATATCCATATATTGGGATTCATCCTACCTCCTTAACAATCTTCTTCAGCTTATCCTCATTAGAGACGTAGACAAGGATATTTTTGACCTTTCTTTCTCTGATTTCATCCGTTTGGGCTTCATAGTCACCTTTAAGTTCAAGAGGTGTTATTCGCCAACCATAGAGTACAGCTTTCGCCATCATACTTTCAACAAGTTTCAGGGCTGAAATCGATGTTTCAATATAAATTCCATAATTAAGCATTGATGCAACAAATATCAAGATGATTGGTGTTGACAGTCTATTATAATTCATACAGTACCTATAGCGTAAACCCAAGCTCGGTACTACCTCGTGTTATACACTTCTGCAACTTCTGATTAGCAAGTAAATTAGAGAGACGTTAAAACACAATGATGCTTTTAATTATACCACGGTTCTATCTAATAAATCACCCAAAACGATACCAAGATGTATAGCAATAATTATGGCCGGAATGTGGAAGATAATATGCAGCCATTTAAGATAGTTACCTACTTTGCCTTCATAGAGCATGATGAAAGTTCTTCATTTGAAGTGATCGATAACAGATGTAAGCACTTAATCTATATCTGCCAAGCGACGTCTGATTTCAGAAACTTACCTACTTTGCCTTCATAGAGCATAATGAAAGTTCTTCATTTGAAGTGATCGATAACAGATGTAAGCACTTAATCTATATCTGCCAAGCGACGTCTGATTTCAGAAACTTACCTACTTTGCCTTCATAGAGCATAATGAAAGTTCTCCATTTGAAGTGATCGATAACAGATGTAATCATTGAATCTATATCTGCCAAGCGAGGTCTCATCTGAAAGGCGCCAGAATTGTCCGCTTGATCGAGGGTTATAACCGGGCTATATGCATCCCCGATAGCCCTCCCAATCGCCTCACAGTTATCGCAGAAATCACTCGGCATAATCAGCGCCAGCGCTTCCATACTCCTTATGTCATTACATACTGTAAAGAGAAATTAACAGATTGTAGGGCTTCCATGAAACAGAAACTCATACAAATGTCAAACGCAATTACTTCCTGGTTGATGGATTGACAGACCTATATTATATTTATCTTGATGAAAGATCGCAGTTCAAAGCAGCCCTGTGCGTATTATCGGCAATGTTACCGAACCTGGAaagaagtaaataaatatattgcaaATGAATCACGATCACAATTTCTCTATTTTAGTTTTCGAAAGTATGGTTTTATGAGGGAATTCATATTTAATCCAGTTTGGTATAGGAAACCTTTTGACTCCCAACCACTTTGCCATCTCAGTATTAACAATTTATTAATCACATGTAAatggtgaagaaaaaaaaaattcaacattttcgcACATACTTTTTCTATTTGAAACAAAACtccatataaatatttttgccACATTTCGATACGAATAGATTCATATTTCACTTTAACACACAATTTAAAAATCACCCAACATTTTTTGAAGCATTGGAATCCAGTTTCATAAACATAGTCATTTCTGATGATATGACTGCGGGCGGTAATCGATTTAACAATAACTGTAACACCGTATGCCCTATACGGTAGCACGGCGGATAGCGAAAAAGCAAAGAGTCAGAAACTAGTTCATTGACACTCATTTGACAGACAGAATCCTTCGCAGGATCTCAaccatgtaaaaaaaaaaaagagtgaaacTTACTTTGAAAAACACTTTTGAAGAGATTCTGTTCTTCGTAAATGTTATCTTCCAAAACTTTTTCGTGGATGACATTAATCTGGTCATTGGGCGGTAAGATGCCACGCCCACCTGCGTCATTAATGAAAGTGGTGGCGTCCGTCATGATTTGTTTGTACAGATCTTCTTCAGCAGTTCCATGACCGTACAAGGATACTGAGGGTGGGGAAAATCcagaatatgaaagaaaatatattgatgATCTAGATTGGCGGTAATAGATATCGCAGATATGATTATAGTAATATATAAGAGGTTCCTTGTTCCTCTGTAAGGTGATATCACTAGGTCTGTAACAAGAACTTCTTCACTGTTAAAgtttcgttgttgttgttgttgggtttttttcttctttttgatcttacttttaatttttgagatgTTATCTGAGGAAGAATCATCCGTCAGAGAATTTCAATTCTGTCGCTTGGTCTGAAAAAATTGACAGGGTACGAATGGGTATATGAGTGATGGATCCAAGATTTCATGGAAAGGGGGCCCTGAGGGCAAATATCACCCGATACAGAAACTTAATACAGGCCAACCAACATTGCGGTAGATATAGCCTAAACAATTGAATAGTCAAGAAATGCTACAAAATTGCTACTGCATCTCTTTTTGAGCAAAAATTATACTCGTAGCGTCTATACAACAAATCtcagaatggggggggggggaggggaggacgGAGCCAATAAGTTCCCATCACTGGATCCAAGTTCCTGTATTATTCCATTATTCCATTTGTATTACATTGTAAGTTGTGAACTTGTGACTGGATGCAACATGTTCTTGCAAACGAAACGTTTCCATGCAGTTTGCAATAGCGCCTGCAGTATCAACTCCCTGATCATTTCAACACACTGATGTACAGCCGACCTGTAGTAAGTCCATACTCGCATTCACATCCTTGTATATAGTTTCCTCTACTTTCCTGTAGTAAAGTCGATACTCGCATTCATATCCTTGTACAATTTCCTTTACTTTCATGTAGTAAgtccataaaaataatataatcatcgAGTTCTGGCGAAACA
Proteins encoded:
- the LOC139978782 gene encoding glutamate receptor 1-like isoform X1, which produces MEKMFVFSVCLLSILWGAESTVIKVVSLYGHGTAEEDLYKQIMTDATTFINDAGGRGILPPNDQINVIHEKVLEDNIYEEQNLFKSVFQICNDIRSMEALALIMPSDFCDNCEAIGRAIGDAYSPVITLDQADNSGAFQMRPRLADIDSMITSVIDHFKWRTFIMLYEGKVALKLVESMMAKAVLYGWRITPLELKGDYEAQTDEIRERKVKNILVYVSNEDKLKKIVKESFDNEIMGNGWHWMFGNLNPPITEAFLEQKYRHNMAFLTRFKMESNELMYHSTIEEAIKKWPFRQRAAYDALVAVAHAMKGYYDAHGSYPDPVRMCGGPARSKLVPYMKTVNFRGASGDVSFNDQGERVNYTIIMYSGKDQSAETKAGFFVQDIRSWEQANNEKWPGKKGNRMFIEPFRQSDARFIKVLAVPEPPFFMQKNWESIRYKVDDDDDIDYDEHEDKYSGMSWELLKKVKEVMEEEMGVEFNYEIELKSRGQYGSLDLSNNEWDGMVRDLMDGDADVAIGALVRDPYREEVVDFTDAWYEGNVKLLILHPSWTFEYPFSMVYPIDVWGWFVLLLIFILASLLVFFLGMFSPYEWRKLAERGEASAEDGQIFNFLNSFFYTLSTGFWQGYYKGPRSWSLRIFSIFWFWALVCTLFIYVFSLNGVMKFSKTAINIHDHYDLLHQDQFKFGLVRFSPAYDFYRYNVGKYRMVFDRVLNSDEKLIEERIENAVYRIRRTWEGRFSLLGEDQILKYAAERKPCRMYIAGKSLGNITFGFATQSGSPLRDQLSHAIQILEKNGELQKIREMKFSDELKCERETIWEGQSKYSFTVHDLQGMYYLIFIGMGGSFIVFVLEWLIYNIFIVSSWKSRMPQRMPARKKDDFLDGGDLPIDGNAAKSSADWI
- the LOC139978782 gene encoding glutamate receptor 3-like isoform X2, translated to MLYEGKVALKLVESMMAKAVLYGWRITPLELKGDYEAQTDEIRERKVKNILVYVSNEDKLKKIVKESFDNEIMGNGWHWMFGNLNPPITEAFLEQKYRHNMAFLTRFKMESNELMYHSTIEEAIKKWPFRQRAAYDALVAVAHAMKGYYDAHGSYPDPVRMCGGPARSKLVPYMKTVNFRGASGDVSFNDQGERVNYTIIMYSGKDQSAETKAGFFVQDIRSWEQANNEKWPGKKGNRMFIEPFRQSDARFIKVLAVPEPPFFMQKNWESIRYKVDDDDDIDYDEHEDKYSGMSWELLKKVKEVMEEEMGVEFNYEIELKSRGQYGSLDLSNNEWDGMVRDLMDGDADVAIGALVRDPYREEVVDFTDAWYEGNVKLLILHPSWTFEYPFSMVYPIDVWGWFVLLLIFILASLLVFFLGMFSPYEWRKLAERGEASAEDGQIFNFLNSFFYTLSTGFWQGYYKGPRSWSLRIFSIFWFWALVCTLFIYVFSLNGVMKFSKTAINIHDHYDLLHQDQFKFGLVRFSPAYDFYRYNVGKYRMVFDRVLNSDEKLIEERIENAVYRIRRTWEGRFSLLGEDQILKYAAERKPCRMYIAGKSLGNITFGFATQSGSPLRDQLSHAIQILEKNGELQKIREMKFSDELKCERETIWEGQSKYSFTVHDLQGMYYLIFIGMGGSFIVFVLEWLIYNIFIVSSWKSRMPQRMPARKKDDFLDGGDLPIDGNAAKSSADWI